Within the Terriglobia bacterium genome, the region CCCGTTGCTCGAAAATGTTCCGAAGCCGGATCATGCGTCGCCGCTGGCGGCAATGACGCCTACGGAACGCATGGTGGCCGATTTTCGCGGAACGGGAGTAACCGTTGGGGCGCACCCCATGACATACCATCGCACGCGACTGAGAAAGCTAGGGGCACTCACCGCAGTTGAGTTGACAGAGGTCCCGAACGGGCGTCGCGTGCGGGTTGGCGGGACTGTCATTGTGCGTCAGCGGCCGGGAACGGCGCGTGGATTCGTATTTCTGAGCCTCGAAGACGAGAGCGGGATTGCGAACGTAATTATTACCCCGGACTTGTTTCAGAAGAACCGTTTGCTCCTGGTGAGCGAGCGGTTTCTGCTGGTTGAAGGTTTGTTGCAGAATGTGGATCGAGTGGTATCGGTGAAGGCGGACAAGGTATTGCCGCTGCGGGGCACAGAAGTCGCGCTGGAATCCCACGATTTCCACTAGCGTGAAAAGATTTGCACTACCCAAAAAGTGAATGCTTCGCAAGTTCCTGCAACGAAAGCGCCATCTGCTACCCCGGATTTTGACCTTACTCCGCTCAATTCACAGGCGATTGGAGTTACTATTGAAGAGGGAGCCGGCACGGCGGATTTCATTTGGCTCCCGGCATTCTTAAGAAATCGAGGAGTTTTAGGGCAATGGCGAAAGAGAAGAAAGCGACCGGCGAAGTACCCAGGAAGCGCACATCGCGCAAGACTCCGGTTGCAGTTGCGCAGGAAACGGCGCAGCAGGTTCCGGAGAATGGAAACGTCCAGGCGATGCAGGCGTCCGGCAGCCAGCGCAACGGTTCTGACGAACTGATTCGCCAGCGGGCATATGAGCTTTGGGAACAGCGTGGGCGTCAGCATGGGCGAGACGCCGACGACTGGTACCGGGCGGAGTCGGAACTCCGTGGCAAGTCAGCCTAAGCTGGAACTCATCGCTGTGAGTCAGGTCCTCCTGATTGACGACAACCCGCTACAACTGCGCGTTCGCGAGACAATACTGCGTGGCGCAGGGTTCCAGGTATCGATAGCGACTACCGCGGAGAGCGCGTTATCGCTGTTGCGGGTTGCGACAAATAAATTCGGCGTCATCGTTACAGACCACGTACTTCCGGGTGCCAGTGGCGCCGAATTCGTACGCGAACTGCGCAGAGTAGACGCCACTACGCCTGTTGTGGTCGTTAGCGGCATGCCGGATGTCGCCGAGGAATACGACGGACTCAATGCGGTTGTACGCCAAAAACCCTTACCGCCGCAGGAACTGATTCAACTGGTTCGCGAGCGAATGCCCGACTAGCGCTCCTGCAGAGTTGGCGCGGCATCAAGGGTTTGTTATAGTTTTAGAGTACCCGCACGACTCTCCTGCGCGGGCTGCCGGGTAGCCCGGCGCTGCGCGAGTTGCCGGGCCGGTCGGCACGAGAGTGGCGCTATCGTCTAGGGGTTAGGACGGAAGATTCTCAATCTTCAAACCCGGGTTCGATTCCCGGTAGCGCTACCAAGACTTTCCGAAGTTGTTGATTCCAAAAAGATACTTGGTTCTCTCTGGTCCATGTGCCTATTCGTGTGCCTATTTTTGAGCTCATAAATAATGTCAGCAATGCTCAAAAAGCTAGCTGCGAGACGGTATTACATGGGGGAGTAATCCCAGCTGCTGGCGCAGAGCGAAGGTGTCGCGGTAGTGACGGCCTGCCGGGGAAAGTCATTGGCGGAAAGGGAACTCCCCGGAAGTTTTCAACCTGCAGCAACGGTCGAATCGTCAGATGGTCAGCGTATCTGTTGGTACAAAAATGAGATCGGAGGGGCACTCCTACTCAGGAACAACTCAACATTTGGGTGCACAGATGGATGGAAACACCTTCTACTCTCACACGATCGATTCGAAATCACCCCTTGCTTCAATAGGTTTGTGGATCTGTTTACTTGTTCTCCCCGGGTGGTCTCAGAACAATGCGATTCAAATTGGTTCGGCCGTCCAGGTGAGCAAAGCGCAGGAGAAGTACCTGATGCGGGAGGTGCTCGTTTCGGCGGACCCACAAAATCCAAACCATCTTCTCGGATGCGGGATTGCCTACGACGAGTCGCGAAATCGCGAGTGGACGGTAGTCTACGTTTCCAAAGATGGAGGCAATAGCTGGAAGCCCACGTTGTCGACGGACAACTTTGAAATGTCGGGAGACCCGGCCTGCGCGTTGGGAAGGGGCGGGCTCGCAACCCATATGGCTATGGCATTTGAGAAGTTTCCACCGGAGAACAACAAGTACGTTCTTCGAGTTTATCGTTCGACCGATGGCGGCGAGACTTGGCCCTCGTACACCGATTTGCCGATGAAATTTCAGGGTATCGATCGAGAGTCTGTGACGATCGATACGAGCGAGAGTAAGTACAAGAATCAGATTTATGTTTCCGGAACGACTCACGTGCGCGATTTTGACGGCGGAACGAAGGGTGGCTTGGCAGTATGGACCTCCGCCGATGGTGGCAAGAGCTTCCTCGGCCCAGCTAAGCGTGCAGACTCCGGCGAACACTACGTCCTTGATACAGGGAACAGTGCGGTGTTGTCGGACGGCACGCTCGTGACCGTTTTTGGGGACCTGAAGAAATCAGACGGACTATCGGTAGCCGAAAGCAAGCCGGGAGAGCCAAACGCAACTTTGCTCGCGGTTCGGACAACCGACGGTGGGGAGTCTTTATCGCAAGCCGTCAAAGTGGACGACTTCTATATGATCAATATCTGGAATCGGCGCGGGGAGCCACCCGCTCATTCCGGACCCATGCTCGCCGTCGACAGTACTAAAGGCCCATTCAAAGACCGCCTTTACGCCATTTGGTCCGACAATCGGGACGGGCGAGGGGCTATCCGCCTGTCATATTCAACCAGCAAGGGGAAGACGTGGTCGAAGTCCGTGGTGATCGATGACGTACCAGGCCCAGTTGTCGAGAACAGTGGGCCTGATAATTTTCAACCGACGGTTGCGGTCAACAAGGATGGAGTTGTGTTGGTCTGCTGGTATGACCGGCGCGACAATCCCGACGGCCTGAGTTGGTACGTTCGAGCAAGAGCTTCACTCGACGGTGGTGAAACATGGTTACCGAGCGTGCGTGTATCTACGGAGCCAAATGTGTTTTCCGCGTCAACGAAG harbors:
- a CDS encoding DUF2934 domain-containing protein: MAKEKKATGEVPRKRTSRKTPVAVAQETAQQVPENGNVQAMQASGSQRNGSDELIRQRAYELWEQRGRQHGRDADDWYRAESELRGKSA
- a CDS encoding response regulator, coding for MASQPKLELIAVSQVLLIDDNPLQLRVRETILRGAGFQVSIATTAESALSLLRVATNKFGVIVTDHVLPGASGAEFVRELRRVDATTPVVVVSGMPDVAEEYDGLNAVVRQKPLPPQELIQLVRERMPD